The sequence GCCAATCACAATGTAACAGTTGTTGCTATAGATGCTGCCTACACAACTCCTTATGTCAGCGACGTGATGATTTTGACTCCGGGACAAACGGTCGACGCACTTCTCACCGCCGACCAACCCATTGGTTTGTACTACATGACCATTAGCGCTTACATTAGTGCCCACCCTATCGTACCGGTTCCCACTGATAGAACCATCAATGGTCTGATCGTATACGAGGGTGCCGCATTGAACACATCTCCAGCAAAGACGACGATGCCTGAAGGGATGAACCAAATATCCACTGCTCATAGATTCTCCTCAAACATCACTAGCCTTGTGGATGGACCCCATTGGACGCCGGTGCCTCGCCATGTGGACGAGAAGATGTTCATAACGATGGGGCTTGGTTTAGACCCATGTCCCCTGGGTACCAAGTGTATTGGACCCTTAGGTCAAAGATATGCCGGTTCTCTCAACAACCGTACTTTTGCAATTCCGCAAACGCTTTCTCTTCAGGAAGCTTATTTTTACAATATTAGTGGAATCTACACAGATGATTTCCCCAACCAGCCACCGCTCAAATTTGATTATACAAATTTCGAAGTCAGTGGTGATAATGAGTACAAAATGTTGTTTCCAGAAAGGAAAACTAGCGTCAAGAAACTTAAGTTCAATTCTACAGTTGAGCTTATTGTGCAGAACACAGGGATAATCACCTCTGAGAGCCATCCTATGCACCTTCACGGCTTCAACTTCTACGTGTTAGGTTATGGATTCGGTAATTATGATCCAATCAATGATGCAAGAAAGCTAAATCTAGTCAACCCGCAAATGCGCAATACCGTCGGTGTACCACCAGGTGGATGGGTTGTTCTCAGATTTATCGCTAATAATCCTGGTTAGAAACATTCTCTGCCCAAAACAAATGAATCTCACTAGCTACACCATAGATATGTAAATcgattatttaaatatttgatatcatatttatgcAGGTGCATGGATGTTTCATTGTCACATGGATGCACATTTACCTTACGGAATTATAATGGCTTTCATAGTCCAAAATGGACCAACACCGGAAACAAGCTTGCAACCTCCCCCCTCGAATCTTCCACAATGCACTCGTgatcccaagatctatgagtctcCCACTACTAACGTTGATTTGTCTTATTAGAACTAAGTAGGCagttgttagttttttttggtttatccttgtttatttggttttttacaatttacaaaaaaaaattggtttttcTTTACATTTATTATAACTACCAATCGTAGTTATTATTTCCGCTTCtgttaaa comes from Brassica rapa cultivar Chiifu-401-42 chromosome A02, CAAS_Brap_v3.01, whole genome shotgun sequence and encodes:
- the LOC103850435 gene encoding laccase-8-like; amino-acid sequence: MSHKSYKSTTCNSFVVMKTFPYCRSTMPFPIQAFLIALLFSSIASAAIVEHVFNVEDVVVKPLCQEQMIPSVNRSLPGPTINVREGDTLVVHVINNSTYNITIHWHGVFQRNSPWMDGANMITQCPIQPGYNFTYRFDITGQEGTLLWHAHVVNLRATLHGAIIIRPRSGRPYPFPKPYKEVPIIFAQWWNVDLAVLQLRPAPIADAFLINGLAGDTYSCSKNRMYNLKVVQGKTYLLRIINAALNTHLFFKIANHNVTVVAIDAAYTTPYVSDVMILTPGQTVDALLTADQPIGLYYMTISAYISAHPIVPVPTDRTINGLIVYEGAALNTSPAKTTMPEGMNQISTAHRFSSNITSLVDGPHWTPVPRHVDEKMFITMGLGLDPCPLGTKCIGPLGQRYAGSLNNRTFAIPQTLSLQEAYFYNISGIYTDDFPNQPPLKFDYTNFEVSGDNEYKMLFPERKTSVKKLKFNSTVELIVQNTGIITSESHPMHLHGFNFYVLGYGFGNYDPINDARKLNLVNPQMRNTVGVPPGGWVVLRFIANNPGAWMFHCHMDAHLPYGIIMAFIVQNGPTPETSLQPPPSNLPQCTRDPKIYESPTTNVDLSY